The genomic DNA AAATACTGAAATCGTTGATGCGTATTTCTTCAGCATGTCACGAACCAGATTGCCTGTAATGTCTTCATGCTTTGAAATGATGTCAAGAAAGTCATCGCACATTTTAAGATATTCATCAACCATTATAATTTCTCCAATATTTAAAATCCAAATGAATAACCTGCATTTTTGCAGATGCAATATCGGCATAAAGAGTTTTCATCCTTGATGCTCATGATTCTTGTTTTGCATTTGTATTCTCCGTTTTCTAAAAAGACCTGATCTTTTGTGGGATTGTCTCCAACAGGATGCAATGGTCTTTTGCCCATAAGCGCCAGATAAAGTGAAATGTACTTTGTAAACTCTCTGGTTTCCTCATCCCCTCCAGCATAAGTGTCAAAATAAAAGTCAATGTCCTTTTTGATGTTTTCAACCACTCCATCTTTTATTTCATAGTCTTCAGTAATGTCGATTGCAAAAATCTCATCCCATGTTTCTGAATTGTATTTGGCGAGCTGTTTTGTTAGGGGATCTTTGTACCTGTCATCGGTAACCTTGTTTTTGAGGTATTCGATAGGATAGTCTTTTAGGTTTTCCCTGATTTCTTTAAGTAGTTCTGTAGCTTTCATAATTATGTATATTATTTTTTTAATATATCTGATTTTTCTATTTCATTATTCTTTCAACAATATGGTTGAATGCCTCTTTTGATTCCGGAACCAGAGGATATACGGGATAGACGTGGTTCATACCTTCTCCGACGTTAAGCTCGACATTGATATCATTATCCTTCAGCTTGTTGTAGAAGTTGGTTACATCGTGATAAATCTGTTCATGTGTCCCAACGAATATTGTTGTTTTTGGAAAATTGCTCACGTCTCCAAATAGGGGACTTACCTTGTAGTCCTTCAAGTCCAAATTGCCTGCCCATGCTCTGCCCATTTCACGAAGGCCTTCAACTCCGCTCATCGGGTCTTTTTCAACATCATCGTATTTTCCTGACATTGACACGTCAACCCATGGGGATATGAGAATCAGGTTTTCAGGTTGCGGCAAATCGTTGGCAGCCAGATATTGTGCAAATGCTGCAGAAAGTCCTCCTCCGGAAGAGTCTCCCATGATGGTTATGGGTTTGTCCAGTTCTAACAGATGCCTGTAGAGTTTTTCGAGAATATCATAGGTTTCATCATAGGTATGGTTTGGAGCAAGAGGATACAATGGAGCAAATACTGTTCCGCTGACCTTTTTTGCAAGCCTGTCACAAAAGGATATGTGTGGAATCATGATTTCGTTAACGTATGCTCCGCCATGAAGATAGATAACAATCTGGCTGCAGTCTTTGCTGCCTTTGAATATGAGCGTCTGGCAGCTGAACATGTCTTTGCTTTCGACTTTGGATTTGTATATTCTTTTTGGAATTTTAAATTCTTCATCTTCCTCCAA from uncultured Methanobrevibacter sp. includes the following:
- a CDS encoding alpha/beta hydrolase translates to MSKMSKIVEYALEKRHPEYLKSADAAREHMQKRSLEEDEEFKIPKRIYKSKVESKDMFSCQTLIFKGSKDCSQIVIYLHGGAYVNEIMIPHISFCDRLAKKVSGTVFAPLYPLAPNHTYDETYDILEKLYRHLLELDKPITIMGDSSGGGLSAAFAQYLAANDLPQPENLILISPWVDVSMSGKYDDVEKDPMSGVEGLREMGRAWAGNLDLKDYKVSPLFGDVSNFPKTTIFVGTHEQIYHDVTNFYNKLKDNDINVELNVGEGMNHVYPVYPLVPESKEAFNHIVERIMK
- a CDS encoding DUF2115 family protein; translated protein: MKATELLKEIRENLKDYPIEYLKNKVTDDRYKDPLTKQLAKYNSETWDEIFAIDITEDYEIKDGVVENIKKDIDFYFDTYAGGDEETREFTKYISLYLALMGKRPLHPVGDNPTKDQVFLENGEYKCKTRIMSIKDENSLCRYCICKNAGYSFGF